The genomic region AGCGTCTCCGGGTCGATCTCGGCGGTCTCCATCAGGTGTACGCACACGTCGTGGAGACAGTAGAGCGACCGGTGGGTGACCCCGGTCAGGCCGGGCAGTTCGGTCGCGTCGGACTCGGCGAAGATCTGCGCGACCCGGCCCTCCGCGCCGGGGACGATCCTGCTGACGATCAGTAGACGGCTCATGGGACCCCTTTCGCCGGTGGCCTCGGGGGGCCACGGGACTGCTGTGCCGCCCACCGTGCCGGCCGGACTGTCACCTGCCCGTCACGCGTTGCGTCGTGACGGTGACGCCGGGCGGGCCGGCCCGCCGGGGCCCCGGCCGGGATGGCCCGGGGCCCGGCGCGGGGTGGCGGTGGTGGTGTCCCGGGTGGCCCGCCGGATCGGGGCGAGGGTGTCGTCGAGCAGGGCGCACATCGCCGCGGACGGCTCCAGCCGCAGCTCCCGCAGGAGCAGGTCCCGGTAGACGTAGAAGGCGTGCACGGCTTCGAAGGCGTTGCCCTCGGCCAGGTGGATGCGCACCACCAGCCGG from Micromonospora sp. WMMD812 harbors:
- a CDS encoding TcmI family type II polyketide cyclase → MSRLLIVSRIVPGAEGRVAQIFAESDATELPGLTGVTHRSLYCLHDVCVHLMETAEIDPETLAAARNHPLYRQVNERLSAHTSPYLPTWRSPRDAIAGCFYRWDAVPASAPAPRAAG